The DNA region tAAATCTTACATGGTAGATAGATATTCAGTAcagatacatttaaacaattattatcaatatattcaaatttatacagatgcgtcaaaaataaatggaaaaataggaGTAGCTTTTGTGGTACCAGAATTCAAAATAGGAAAACGGATTACAGACGGACTATCAGTAtacacaggagaaatgttggcaATATTGTTAGCTTTACAATggatagaagaaataaaaccattaaaaacagtgatatgTTCAGATTCAAGCTCAGCAttgttaagtttaaaaaatattcaatcagaTAGTAGGAtggacattttattagaaatatttcatatattgTTCAGGATACAAAATATGGGTCTAATAGTTATATTTGTGTGGGTTCCAGCACATATTGGGGTAGAAGGAAACGAGACGGCAGATAAAATGGCAAAGAGGGCAATTCATAATCCCATTAATTTTGCAGTTAAATTAAGTAAATCTGAGGGAAAGAGTATGGTTAAAggaaaactgatggaaaaatggcaaaaaaggtgggatgaagaaaaaacaggaagatggttttataaaattcagaaaatagtaggagagaaaagaaatggaagaagaaatagaaaggaGGGAAGGGTGATAACAAGATTAAGATTTGGGCATACAGGACttaattatacactttttaaaataaaaaagcatattaatggaaaatgtgaatactgtgacaaatatgaaacaatagaacatgttatgttagaatgccataagtatgaaagagaaagaagatgtaTGAGAAgagagtttgaatgtattaaggaaaagattaatttgttagatattttgaggaagaatttggggagtaaacatatacaaataattattaaatatttaaagaaaactaaattatttcaaagaatttgattatagtaggtgtgtgtgtgaatgtgtgcatgatCTAGAGGGGTGGATTATAAAGATATgtataaaaatggatgagagtatgtatgcatatataaatatgaaatttatttatttaatttatctattaatAGTATGTGTAGGAGTATAcaagtatttatataaattgataGTCCATCTCGAATCACACTCCATACCAGCAAGTGGCGGTAATGCtacttaaagtttgttgccaaccgccaataaaatcaagaagaagaagaagaaaggtaAATACAACACTTTCTGTAATGCCCAAAGAACCACCAATAGACTCCGTTTACATTGAGCGGCTGTAATCCCTTTTCTTTTatctactttgtttttttattaaggcGTGTGCCCCATGTTAGCTGCGTCTGGTAACTAGCAACGTAGCTAGCCGGGACAGAGCGTTGCTTCCTGTCTGTTACATTTAATATAGAGAGCTACAGCTGGGATTTCTGAACGTTTTGGGACTTGttaatttgtagaaaaatgGCAGCGGGAGCGGCAACGGCAACCGAGGACTACCCGCAGGAGATAGACGAACAGCTGACCACGTTCGATTCCTCGGTGAATGCGGTGAAAACCATGCTGGAGAAGCTGATGTCCATGTCCAGAAACGACCTGATGCAGACGGTGACTCTGGTTGCTTCTTTGTAGAGACGAAAAACACAGTACAGCGCATAAACTCTGAGacagtttttaaatctgttgaaTCTAGCACTTCAAGCCTAGAGATAAACATTTTAACCCCTTCAATCTAGATTTAcgaaaattatattttagctGAAAATTCCCTGATTCTGACTTCTTTCTGTACGTGCATGTTTCATGTAGCTTTTGGGTGAAATAGCTGTAATCATTATTACAGCTATCATACAGCAATCATCATTATGAAATCATCATTGCAGCTGGATCCTTTGGAGCAAGCCAAGCTGGACCTGATGTCTGTCTATACTCTTAATTCATTGTTCTGGAGTAAGTTATTCATTTACTTATATTGGTAAATGTATTCATTATGATATTGACTAGTTAAATGCAAAACTAATGCCCTGTATTGATTGAATATACATGTAAAAGTAGCCCAATGTGTCCATAAAATACACATCAATaacacatatatatttaaatacatataaGAAACTGTGTTAACTTAAATAATTGTTTGCAGTGTATCTGGTGACAAAGGGAATCAATCCAAGAGAACATGGAATCAAGCAGGAGCTGGTATGTGTGTCCTTTAgcatttttgatattttctctgtATCCATGGCGATCTTCTCATCGCCCTCCTTCTGTTTTCATTAGGAGCGCATAAAGACTTACATGAACAGAGTCAAAGAGATCACCGACAAGAAGAAAGCGGCGCGGCTAGACAAGGGAGCCGCTTCACGTTTCTTGAGGAACGCCCTTTTTGATCCAGACGACAAAGAGTTGAAAAAAGCTGCGACCAAGAAGCCAGTGGATGCTCCCTCTGAAGCGCCACAGAGAAAACGCCCCAAACAGAGCTGAGCCTGAGGAAGAGCCGCTCAGTCTGCTGTGAGTTTCCTGATACGGAAGCAAATGATCAAACAGCTAAGACGAAGTCAAGAAACGGCAAATATTTGTCTTACTTTAAGGGGAGTTTGTTTGGAATTCAACCCTTGGATGTCGATTTTCTAATGTTCGCTGGCTGTTTTAGAGATGaacaaaatgctaatttatcTGCTCGGCTTGTCGAGTGGTGCTGCTGTTGAGACGTTACTTTAGATCTCTTTAATTTGAAGTGAATTCTATGAATACACTtcaaatatatgtatatttttaacttcTTCGTTcatatttggttatttttattcgTTCATTCTTTTTCCTgtattggtttaaaaaaatttttttttaacgttcATGTGATCTGAAGAGACTTactctttaaaaaacaacatttgtcattttgtttcggGTGCTTGTGTTCTGCTTTTTGCCCCACATGTATATTCATTTCTGAAGTCTCCAAATAATACAGGAAAATAATGTAATTCTATCGGATCAAGtggttcttttttgtttttttttgtttttactgaggttttcatattttatatttagggCAAGCAGTTTCCAGTCAGTGGCAACATGAAtgattaatgattattttacacCATACAGTTGAGCCCCAAACTATTCATATCACATTCAAATAAGAATTTAATGTATATTGCTTTAATGTCACCAACATGTTGCTCTTAGCCTTCATAACTTTGTAGTTGATAGGCAACCTGTAGGGAGCTAAATATTAGAGTGATGACAAAGAGGCCTTCTGGTCTGAAAGACCTGGAGCTCAATGCAAAAGATAaaattgtgggaaaaaaagacagaacatgCTAAAAGCTGGTAAGTGATTCCACCATTGGTTTGATGCTTTCTCTTCTGTTAGTGATTTTTGGATAATACCTGAGAAGTTATTGCTTCAGTAAATTAgtacaaaaaacccaaaactttagtttttcaaaattatactCCGTTGTTTTCTAATGAGTAAATGCAGGGAATTATTGGAAAATTGTAAAGGATTATGATTAATATACATTTTCCTCTTTATGCTACACAAGGTCTCTGTAGCTCTGGGTGAGCTTTAATGTCTCAGGTGCTATAAAATATCTCAGATGTTTCAAACGCGTTGCTGATGTGAACAGCGCAACATTAAAAAGTTGATTGCAACATTGCGCACACTGATACGGACGATTATGACTCAATATACTTAGCATATAAATTAGTATATTAATTATCTCCATTCCTCGCAACTGTGCAGAGGTTCTGTCCTATTTTCATGCAATTTTCCAGAACCTGTATTTTAAGATGTAATAGTTCGaagggggctgcacagtggcgcagttggtagagctgttgccttgcagcaagaaggtcctgggttcgattcccggccggggatctttctgcatggagtttgcatgttctccctgtgcatggtgggttctctccgggttctccggcttcctcccacagtccaaaaacatgactgtcaggttaattggtttctctaaattctccctaggtgtgtgtgtgcatggttgtttgtcttgtatgtctttgtgttgccctgtgacagactggcgacctgtccagggtgaccccgcctctcgcccggaacgcagctggagataggcaccagcaaccctcccgaccccatttagggaagaagggtgtaaagaaaatggatggatggatggttcgAAGGATGTTAGACCTTTGCCATTATACTGTGGCGATATTCAGTTAAAACTTTGCTTTACAGGGTTGGATTTAGATCACTGGATGATCCGTTTAGGGTATTTTTCAGCCACAGAGTCTgtcatctaaaacaaaaaacaaaagttaaaagtcCGCCTCGTCTGAACAGAGAATCTTTTCTGTGGCTTTTTTAGTTATACACTTCAGTGTGTTTCAAAGTGGggaccaccagagggcgccagGAGGACCATACACAGCTGGAGGGaagatgagaattttttttttcttttttaaaatcataaactattctgtttttctgtcattataaaataaaagttaaaataacttaatttaataTCATTTGCCATGCtcatctttctgattggctgactgCCAAATTTATCGAGCTGCTAGCATAGCATGAGGAACAAAGCATGAAAGAGCTTCTGTCAAGAAAAGGAGCAGAGGAACCGTCCTGCTGCAAAACATGCTAAAGCTAAAACCAGAAGGTATGAGGTAGCACTTATACTAAATGCATGTAATAAGTATTGAACAGTGAATAAAAGTGGGAAAAAACCCATTCTAAAAGTTTATGTTCTTTACATATTGATAAAGGGATCCACGCCCAGAAACTAATGCTGACAGGGCATCATGGCAGGACTTGTACAAAACTGAAACTACGTCTTTTAGTTTCTATTCTTTCATTAAGGCCAAAATTGTTAGCTTTTCCATCATAAGCTgtaaatctctgcagctcctccagagttctCACAGGGGCTTCTGCTTAATTCTTTTCTTGCGTACCGGTAGTAGCTTAGGCCGATGGTCTAGATAGCTTGTACACATCTGTTTGGTACATTTTATTTCGGGATGATATAAAGCCCCTAAATAACTGTTGCAAGCACATCTTTAGAGGTCTTGTATCTTAATAAATACAGTCCACCTTTGTGTAATTTAGTAGTAAAGTGAGCCGAGCACAAATGCACAGaacattttaaggattttcttttgtttgtaaaatattttgaaagtgcAACAATTTGCTTAACATTACCTTTATGCACACATACAACTTTAATGAGATACTTAAATAAGATAAGATACTTTAATAAGatactttaatgttttcaattgtgacaaaatggagtcaaaaagaagtcaaatttcagtttaagaagcgtaaatacttttgcaaagcattgcGAATCGAGCAGTTTGAATTTAGCCATATTAGGTTTAAACCTGCAGCCTCTTAAATTGCACAGTGGTAACCTTTAGAAAGCGCTGCTGTCACTGCAGCTTGAGTGGATAAGTGCAGGCTATAATCGCACTTCCTCTTATAAAAACCAATGTCACTTCTGATAAAGGCGCTCATAGTTTCCTTTTGGTAATTGTCAGCTGGACAGCCGAGATTTTAATCTTAATGTTCCACGAATCATTGCGTCGCTCTAATCAAGGCCAGGAAACCGGTGAGCCGGTGAGGTAAATTCGCAAGAATGCGTCTTTTTCATCATATTTCCCATTCTCATCCACCCGGcatccaaaaatgacatttgtttaGCCCAGACTCCCCTCTTCAGCTCTGTATCGCATTTTccacaaagttgttgtttttagctcCATTCTAAGACGTGCATCAGCCTGATGAACTGCTCTGTCTGCCTGCTGGAAAAATaccttcttttccttttttccccatttctcGGCTCCTTGAAATGTTACCCTTTCCCTCCTCTCTTCCACACTGGTGCTCGCTACAAAGGAATTGGGTCAGCGTTTTCGAGCGGATAtgaacaaacaaatgttaaaatggtaaaattgtGAAGGCTGACAAAGCGGGTTTGTCccgttgttgtttatttatgctGTTTGAGAGGGGTGGACGTTTACATTGCTTCGCGTGTTGAGGCGAAACGAAGATATTTCCCACTCTCTTTGAAAATGGATGTGAAAACCGTCCACTTTGACCTCCTTTTAAGTAGCAAATTCgttcatatattttaaagcaaatttccCAAATGAATCtgtgtgaaaaagaaataaaatttttcaaataaatcagcGGAAggtttatatttcagtttcaaagGAAAAAGTCACAAACAGTCAGCATTTAAGTTGAAGAAAACGACTAGGAGTTATCAAACTTAattaatttaacacatttttatgcagaCAGTGCTGCTCCTCATTTTGATGTCACCATCCCGCCTGGTCATTTTCCGAAACCCGATCCATACTATTCCAAATACGAAAGAGTTCGGTCAAGATCTCCGgctgttaattttttcttcttccttcctttctttttttttttttttttttcctttctcctccAGAATCCGTAAAGCTAACAAAAGCGGTAGCGCCCGGACACGTTGGGacgcaaaagaaaacaaagctctgattgtacagcactttacATTCCTGCAGGGTTTTGGCCATGAACAGAGAGACAGTGACGGTACGCCACAGACGTGCAGAAAGAGGCCTTGAACCCTCATCACTAAAACCtctcacatcatcatcatcatcgtcgtcatcACGCTTCGTCGAGTTTGCATACTTTACGCTACCATTCTGTCGCCTCCGTGTTtaatttacagagaaaataaaatcaacgtGTAATAATCGTTGGCCTTTTGTCTGTCAGAGTGGAAATTTTCCTGTGTGAGTTTTGTGCTGCTGACTGCAAATCCTAACGGGTGTTTACGTCTGAAAGCGATTCCAAATGGCTTCAAATTAATACTATAAATATATAGATTCCTTTTGTTCCCCCCCAGGTGCAGACCATCTTTCTGGTGACATCACCAACTTGTAAAGACCTCATCTTTTACCGTGACCTGCAGCTTACCTcccgtttttttgttgttgttattttttaattttttttagcaaaacacaGCAGTCCATATGTGCTGCAATGAATCAAGTCCCCGCCCGCCCCTCACTCTAAAACCACGGCCTTCCGATGCACAAAGCCGTCCGTCCGGCCATCAAAGAGCCGAACGTCCAGAATAACCAAATCCCTTGCGCTCACAGCAcacatttgcacacacacacacacacacacacacacatagggGATGCCAAGCAGCTGCAAACAcacagtaaagtaaaaaaaagcgGGAAAATGCACACAGAAAGTGTCTTGCATGTGCTTATGCGAACACTCGGAGGTTGATTGGAGGTGTAGAATGGATTGGATGCCCCTCGTAATTCCTGGGACGGCATTTTTCCTCTCGCTGCACTCAGAGGCGGATGGGACCACAGCTGTTTGGACATAAATTTCCAGAGGAATGCTTTAAGTCTGAGTCCTCAGCGTAAAGGAGCATGACTGAAGATTCCTCTCCACATGACAAATGATCGGCCTCAGGACgtttgtgtgcgtgtatgtgtgtgtgtgcgcgtctgtgtgtaagaagaagaagaaagaaagaaaaaaaaaaacagcttcgTGTGCAGACATGCAAGGTCATTGAGAGGCAGTTTCTTTTACCTGAGAGATGGCTACATGCAACACGTACGCTCACTTGTGCTGGAGGAAGTGGCAGACAGCGGAGGCTTCACTCTGTTTGTGGACCTTCAGCAGCTGGATAGGCCCATAAAAAGTCAGATGTCTCCTTGCAGTAGCTTAAGTCACGTTGGCAAACAAGCATGTGGGTATATGGAAATATCTTGGATAGATTTAGTTACATGCAGCTTATagaatggaagaaaataaaacatatatgtCTTCATTAGTACATTCTGAGGGTCTCGATCTTTCGACTTTTCCAAACATTGCACCTTATAATGAAGCCAAGGGCTCATTTTGCATGTGGTgttcaaatgtttgaaaattatgAAGTTCAAGCACATCTGTAATTTGAATGagtaaaagcagttttttatattaatcttttaatataataaattttttttgggaggggagAGGGGGGGTTTGAGAGGAGGGCACCAAACTGGCTCCAGCCCAGGGGCTTTTATTCTTCTGCATCCGCCTCTGGattcaatgtatttttgtttatatagcCCATCTTTCAGGCTGAtatgtgaataatttaaagCCACACGTGAGTTCtaaaactttaatctttaaataaatatacaccAGCTATATTTTAATGAATCCTTGACACACAAAGataataaaacatgcattttaaattataatttttttatgtgaaactggaaaaacaatgCAATGTACTTTACAGGGGTTACAACTGACTTGTTGATCCGAATAAAATATCCTTCTCCCGTCATTGAATATTATCCTCACACTTTTCCAAACAACACAATTAaatttttccccccaatttttttgttgttgtagtttcAAACAagcgaaaaaaaaaagcagacagaatcagctgtttctctgcagccGTCTTTCCCCACACACCTCGTTTCCTGTGTTGATGCGATAAAATAACGGTTTATGGCGCATCAATAACCCCTCTCATCTCTTTCGCCTCGTGCATTCAGAGCCTAGGTTTACGGCTAGCGTGGGGCCGGAAGGGCTGAGGGGCTTGATGTGAGTGCCTGAGGCTAACGGCAGCGTTGGGTACCGTAAAGAGATGAAGGGGGGGGGCctccgctttttttttttttttttacgatgATGTGAATGATGTAGCATAAGACAGTAAAATACTGCACCGGACTGTCAGGGAAGTGGAAAGATTCAGTATTCGCATCATTTACAAGAGggttttttgtatattttttttgcgTTATGTAGGATTTTATCACAGCTGATAAACATTTACCCCGTGgctgttttattgatttgttctgtttggaGGTAACATAGCTACTGAGATGAACTGAATGTTACAGAAATATTATAGTGTAAAATTGTAAGTATGTGAGAATAATGTGGAATAAACAAGCAGAGGACTCTTGGTTatttgactttcttttcttttgtataGTCACTAGGTTGTGTCAGTGAATGAAAGGATCAAAATGAGACTATAAGCTAAGCTCATAGTCTCATATATAGAAAATGAAATTCATTCCACAGAAAAGGTGATGCTTCTGTAagtttctaaaattatttcagcAATAAGTCTTAATGAATCTGCTTGAAGAATTTCAGACTCACGCAAGGTTTTTCACAGTCAGCTAAAACGTTTTATCACAAGAATCTGTTGCACAAACCTACTTACAAATTGctttacaattaaattaaactaaaacctGACAATATATAATTGTTATGCTAGTCATAATcacaaatattttgtcaaatgtggGATTCCACATGGATCTGTTTTcagacttctttttttgtctaaacTTACAAACgatttttttatgctgcattaacgtccttctttgtgtttctagaatttttttgtAGTAATGACTAAAACTATTGAAGACCttccaaatgaaacaaaaaagactaATAATAGCTCTTCTCTCTTCATTGAAAAGAATTTGATGACCCAGAGTCCATTTACAAGTATTGTTGTGGTTTTGATGGACAGAAACCTAAAATAGATTAATTGAACTTATTTTGTCTAAAGAAATGAAATCCAGATCTGTAGCCAACTTATGGAGATTCACTAAGAAAGTCAGTAGAAATGCTTTTTAAGTGAAACATAATTGTTACAATTGTTCTATTTTTCTACACCATGTGACCCTACACACTTTTAAATATACTAAGGTACATGCACATTTTGCTTGAGACTACTTAATTGCActcttttaattcattttattttatttctttctacaGTAGACTGATTtctttgtcatgtttttgtactttcataaactttagttttttctcagaacatttttaaaacctttcttGTTTCCGTTTGCTCTTGAAAATCAATTGTGTGTTTCTTTGACAGtgcaaactaaaatgaaaagtttttcacattactgaaataataacGACTAAATCAGAACAAACTGATTGAGacaaaataactaataaattaATGAGATGCTACGatttgttgcacttttttttttcttcaacatacTAATGCGTGTTTAATTTCTTTGACAAACTGGAGAAgttatttaactaaatatgcGAAGTCACAAACAGTGAATTAAAAGGGGGATGTGAAGTTCCCTCCAGCCGCCACTAGGGAGCAGTCAAACACCGCAGTTCAAACCCTCTCGGCCCACTCAGCTGTGAGTGGCAAGCTGAGGTTTGCTTCCCTCCTCACCACAGAGCAGATCAGAGAAGATTAGCCCTCGCCTGGCCAGTAATCACCCTTATCACACAGGAAAACGACAACAACGTTGGGAGTTTAATGACTTAAGTAATTGTTGTGGAAGTCCTGCGTTATGCTGCGGTGGTGTGATGAATGACAACCGCAATGCGCCGTGCTGCGAGGAGATTGCTGCTGCATGTTGTTATTTAAACCCATTTGTTATAGTTGCAGCTTTACCCTGGAGTTGTTTAGCCGAGGGAGTGAGTGCATTTCAAAGAGGAGAGgttttatatttacagtaaaatgaaaCTAGCCTCTCATTCCTATGAATTAAAGGCTGGAAAAGTTTCGCAAAGGTGCTTCCTTAGAGGAGATATGCTGGTTGCAAAAGGTGTACAATTTTTTATGTCAACATATAATAGTTGCAGGCACACAACTTTTCACGGTTGAtgtaaagttataaaaaaacccaaaaagacaTATCCAAATACAATAATGTTTCGAGATATGCCTGGTATTCTTTAGCCACGTTCAAACCACAAAGTGCACATGAAGGAAAATGAATTGAGTAGAAGCTGACTGTTTATACAAGTCTGTGTGTTGTGATCTGCAGAAATCCCCTTGAAagcaaaaggagagaaaaaaaaaaatctggacgCTCGTTTCTCTTGCTGCAGGCGGCTCGGGCTAATCATGAGCTAATACACAACCACTTCATGCTTGGATTGACATCAATTGGatagctttgttttgttgtcgcGACTCCGTGTATCCAAACTGTGTTTATACGTCAAGCCTGCTGCAACTTAAAGGGATAGTAACGAATTATTGACGTGAACTCCCGTGGAAGCCATATAAGGAGTTAATATCTTAAATGCAGTAAATCTTTTGATTATAAATTCAGGATGAAGTTGACCAAGATGGCCTTCAACTGTTGAGCTGATCAGTGTGGTGTGAAGGTATAGTCATGTTTACAGAGAGGTCaaagatgggtttttttgttttttgtttctttttttgcgcTGGAAGTGGAAGTAGAAGATAGTGTACCACAACATGAACCAAATACTGACAAATGGGAACATGCATAACTTTTCCAATAACTTCTCCACTAGCATCTAGCAGTGTGGTCAGCCTCGGGTCAGCTCTACTCTACACAGTTCGGGTGGTTTTCCATTACAATAACAGCTCTAGCGGTTGGGGTTGTCATTGGGCAGTCTCTTTACACTGAGCCGCTCTTCAACTGAACcgtaacatttttgttgtgatcCAGCTGCTCGTTTACACGACACCAGTGACCGGAGTCTCTCACACAGGCACTTTTTGAAACCCGGTCGCagagtgaaacatttctgtaacaCCCCCCTGGCTCCTGTGGGGGTTTGAAGTACTCTGCATATGGCGAAAGCGCACAACACACGACTAGTAGACTTTATTCTATACATGTACCAGCagataatgacaaaaacaatcaaagtgtTTAGCGTGTACAGTTAAGCATCATTTCTCATAAGGATTATATGTGTTACATGAGTACTTCGTTCATGGGAGACGGGTTACTGTCTGCTGTGAGATTGAAGCTAGGTGGAAGCTGAGGGTCAAAAGCACACGCACATTAGATGACGTGCTACAAACACAGCGCCATCTAGTGCATGACTAGTTAAGTCACTGGCTTACTTAGTTGCTCTGACTGGACACCTTAGCACTTTCAGCTCCTAGTTTGTGATTCACACAGGAAAATTGTGGATGGTGCACTGCCCCCTACTTTCATTTCCTGTGCAAAATAATCAGccatttctgtaaaataaccAACACAAATGTGAGTTGTTAAACTTGCCTTTGCCTTCCAAACTTATTTAAGACCGACTCTAAC from Gambusia affinis linkage group LG13, SWU_Gaff_1.0, whole genome shotgun sequence includes:
- the c1d gene encoding nuclear nucleic acid-binding protein C1D, which encodes MAAGAATATEDYPQEIDEQLTTFDSSVNAVKTMLEKLMSMSRNDLMQTLDPLEQAKLDLMSVYTLNSLFWMYLVTKGINPREHGIKQELERIKTYMNRVKEITDKKKAARLDKGAASRFLRNALFDPDDKELKKAATKKPVDAPSEAPQRKRPKQS